A genome region from Chryseobacterium sp. G0186 includes the following:
- a CDS encoding thioredoxin family protein gives MKNYWDKGISFEDYLQIAKERLENPADQQEIEYKQYYELGLQRMDRTVKKYVPDEEQRKELASKNFDGKILIISEAWCGDASATVPALFKFFEGHNEIRVFLRDSDKSLINQFLTNGTESIPKVLILDKDFNVKNSWGPRPKYGYELLMKYKADPEGYPKDTFYNDLQIYYAKNRGKDAVQEILDLL, from the coding sequence ATGAAAAATTACTGGGACAAAGGAATTTCTTTTGAAGACTATCTTCAAATTGCAAAGGAAAGGTTAGAGAATCCTGCCGACCAACAGGAAATTGAATATAAACAATATTATGAGCTTGGTCTTCAGAGAATGGACAGAACTGTGAAAAAATATGTCCCGGATGAAGAACAGCGAAAGGAATTAGCATCCAAGAACTTTGACGGAAAAATATTAATTATTTCCGAGGCTTGGTGTGGAGATGCCAGCGCAACGGTTCCTGCCCTATTTAAATTCTTTGAGGGACATAATGAAATCAGAGTGTTTTTAAGAGATAGTGATAAAAGCTTAATCAACCAGTTTTTAACCAACGGAACGGAATCCATTCCTAAAGTTCTTATTCTGGATAAAGATTTTAACGTGAAAAATTCTTGGGGTCCCCGTCCAAAATATGGTTACGAGCTATTAATGAAATACAAGGCTGATCCGGAGGGATATCCAAAGGACACATTCTACAATGATCTGCAGATATATTATGCCAAGAACAGAGGAAAAGATGCTGTTCAGGAAATATTAGATCTGCTATAA
- a CDS encoding LIC_10190 family membrane protein — translation MILILLSSIFIIPVLMGLGKIMEKVFGILFQGISGKILSGIMGISLVWTVISFFIPLNLYVEMTTVGVGILFFFKEKLYQNFYQFTKKDIALGTIISAIILLSGSYYPYILDHFGYYVPTIKWLTEYGLIKGISNLDITLGQMSVWHIFQAGFSNFSDPFLRINSILLLVYTLYSIERKSWIHLCFLPVLLLFSQSPSPDLPVIAFSLIVLNEILSGNKNTSLLFAFSVFVFTIKPTMIWLPIFVFLYNLLVCKSDFKRLIFGISILFLFFIKNIWTFGYVIFPVSIGDLGFSWKPNPEVLRISSQYAILKTYDMQYSYEEIQKFSTVDHIKNWFFLKGIKSVINILFILSLLTFSIFAWIKKKKLITLICISLLIKSVLVLAFSAQYRFFIDVFFVIFLILFYEYFDKRKSLFVFSVLSLFFISLLSFPKLIQQHIPSFRPGNFMAGFKTKQLYQPSTYQYQKFNSFKVGNLKFNVSKSYPFNFDTPLPAISSSYIFDDMKAEIFPQLINKNDLRKGFIWKRMTSGEKSETKTVINNIENIDK, via the coding sequence ATGATATTGATCCTGCTTTCCTCCATCTTCATCATTCCGGTCTTAATGGGGCTTGGTAAAATCATGGAAAAAGTCTTTGGAATTTTATTTCAGGGAATCTCCGGTAAAATTCTTTCAGGAATAATGGGAATAAGTCTTGTATGGACTGTCATTTCATTTTTCATTCCTTTGAATCTTTATGTGGAAATGACTACTGTAGGAGTAGGAATTCTCTTTTTTTTCAAGGAAAAGCTTTATCAGAATTTTTATCAGTTTACCAAAAAAGACATTGCCCTAGGAACAATTATTTCCGCCATCATTCTATTGTCCGGTTCCTACTATCCTTATATATTAGATCATTTTGGGTATTATGTTCCAACCATCAAATGGCTTACAGAATATGGATTGATAAAGGGAATTTCCAATTTAGATATTACCTTGGGACAAATGTCTGTATGGCATATTTTCCAGGCAGGTTTTTCTAATTTCTCAGATCCTTTTTTAAGAATCAACTCTATTCTATTGCTTGTTTATACCCTTTATAGCATCGAAAGAAAAAGCTGGATCCATCTTTGCTTTCTGCCTGTTTTATTATTATTTTCACAATCACCAAGTCCTGATCTTCCTGTGATCGCCTTTTCCTTAATTGTTTTAAATGAAATTCTATCAGGAAATAAAAATACCTCTCTCCTTTTTGCATTTTCAGTATTTGTTTTTACGATAAAACCAACCATGATCTGGCTGCCTATATTTGTTTTTTTATACAATCTATTGGTTTGCAAATCAGATTTTAAAAGGCTTATTTTCGGAATTTCAATTTTATTTTTATTTTTCATTAAAAATATCTGGACATTCGGGTATGTTATATTTCCGGTGTCCATAGGTGACTTAGGCTTTAGTTGGAAGCCCAATCCTGAAGTGTTGAGAATTTCATCACAGTATGCCATTCTGAAAACTTATGACATGCAGTATTCTTATGAGGAAATTCAAAAATTCTCAACGGTGGATCATATTAAAAACTGGTTCTTTCTGAAAGGAATCAAGTCAGTGATAAACATTCTTTTCATCCTGAGCTTACTTACTTTTTCAATATTTGCCTGGATAAAGAAAAAAAAGCTGATTACACTGATCTGCATTTCATTGTTGATAAAAAGTGTACTTGTACTTGCTTTCTCAGCCCAATACAGATTTTTCATTGATGTATTTTTTGTCATATTCCTTATATTATTTTACGAATATTTTGATAAAAGAAAATCTTTGTTTGTTTTTTCTGTGCTCAGCCTGTTCTTCATTTCATTATTATCCTTTCCAAAACTTATTCAACAACATATCCCAAGTTTCAGACCGGGAAATTTCATGGCCGGATTCAAAACGAAACAACTGTATCAGCCATCAACCTATCAATATCAAAAATTCAACAGTTTTAAAGTTGGAAATTTAAAATTCAACGTTTCAAAAAGCTATCCTTTTAATTTTGACACGCCCCTTCCAGCAATCTCAAGCAGCTATATTTTTGATGATATGAAAGCCGAAATCTTCCCGCAACTCATCAATAAAAATGATCTAAGGAAAGGATTTATCTGGAAAAGAATGACTTCCGGAGAGAAAAGCGAAACAAAAACAGTTATCAATAATATCGAAAACATTGATAAATAG
- the thrC gene encoding threonine synthase: MKYYNLKDSQEKVDFRTATIKGQGKDKGLFFPENLPQFEDEFIQNLHQYSNEEIAYQCMKGFIGDEIPSKVLREIIAETVSFEIPLQRITDRISILELFHGPTLAFKDIGARFMSRCLSYFLKDQHKKVTVLVATSGDTGGAVAHGFYDLPAIDIVILYPKNRVSPVQEKQLTALGKNILALEVNGSFDDCQSLVKQAFSNEEINTKLFLTSANSINIARWLPQQIYYLLALKQWQQYEKKPPVICVPSGNFGNICAGLLAHFRGLPADHFIAACNTNDVVPEYLKTKDLKPKKAVATLSNAMDVGDPSNFIRIMELFGQNFDSLKNNISGYSVNDEETLNTIAEVYKKYKYILDPHSAVAFTSMEQYLNENPDKSGFILGTAHPVKFPDAVEKAVKVKIEIPESLNDLMKKEKKTVEINSDFEELRRFLLDKN, from the coding sequence ATGAAATATTATAATTTAAAAGACAGTCAGGAAAAAGTTGATTTCAGGACTGCAACCATAAAAGGCCAGGGAAAAGATAAAGGATTATTTTTTCCGGAAAATCTTCCTCAGTTTGAAGATGAGTTTATTCAAAATCTTCATCAATACTCTAATGAAGAAATTGCTTACCAATGCATGAAGGGATTTATTGGAGATGAAATTCCATCAAAAGTATTAAGGGAAATCATCGCTGAAACGGTCAGCTTTGAAATTCCTTTACAAAGGATTACTGATAGAATTTCAATTCTTGAGCTTTTCCATGGCCCTACCTTGGCATTTAAAGATATTGGGGCAAGATTTATGAGCCGTTGCCTTTCTTATTTTTTAAAAGATCAGCATAAAAAAGTAACTGTTCTGGTAGCCACTTCTGGAGATACCGGGGGAGCTGTTGCCCATGGATTTTACGATCTGCCAGCAATTGATATTGTGATTCTTTATCCCAAAAACAGAGTAAGCCCGGTTCAGGAAAAGCAATTGACAGCCTTGGGGAAGAATATTTTAGCACTGGAAGTCAACGGAAGCTTTGATGATTGTCAGAGTTTGGTAAAACAGGCTTTTTCCAATGAAGAAATCAACACTAAATTATTTCTGACCTCCGCCAATTCCATTAATATTGCAAGATGGCTTCCTCAGCAAATCTATTATCTGCTGGCTTTAAAACAATGGCAACAATATGAAAAAAAGCCCCCTGTTATCTGCGTTCCCAGTGGAAACTTTGGAAATATTTGTGCAGGACTTTTAGCCCATTTCCGGGGACTTCCGGCAGATCATTTCATTGCAGCCTGCAACACCAATGATGTTGTGCCGGAATATTTAAAAACAAAAGATCTTAAGCCTAAAAAAGCTGTAGCCACTTTATCCAATGCCATGGATGTAGGAGATCCAAGCAATTTTATAAGGATTATGGAACTCTTTGGGCAGAACTTTGATTCACTAAAAAATAATATTTCAGGATATTCTGTTAATGATGAAGAAACCCTGAATACCATAGCAGAAGTATATAAAAAATATAAGTATATCCTTGATCCGCATAGTGCTGTGGCATTTACATCAATGGAACAATACCTCAATGAAAATCCGGATAAAAGCGGGTTCATTTTGGGAACAGCTCACCCTGTAAAATTCCCTGATGCTGTAGAAAAAGCAGTCAAAGTAAAAATTGAAATTCCGGAATCCCTGAATGATCTCATGAAAAAGGAGAAAAAAACTGTAGAAATAAACTCAGATTTTGAAGAATTAAGACGATTTTTGCTTGATAAAAATTAA
- the folB gene encoding dihydroneopterin aldolase: MSKIYLEDLKIYAYHGVLPEENIIGTYYILNAELHTDLWKAAESDDLNDTISYADLNDIIHHEMKIKSQLLEHVAGRIISNIHVRFPQIDYIKLKITKTAPPMQGEMKGASIELEKSFKPEN; encoded by the coding sequence ATGAGCAAAATATATCTTGAAGATCTAAAAATATATGCCTACCATGGAGTATTACCTGAAGAAAACATCATTGGTACGTACTATATTTTAAATGCAGAACTTCATACTGACCTGTGGAAAGCAGCAGAATCTGATGACCTGAATGATACCATAAGCTATGCAGATCTTAATGACATTATCCATCATGAAATGAAAATAAAGTCTCAGCTTTTGGAACATGTAGCAGGAAGAATCATATCAAATATTCATGTCCGTTTTCCACAAATTGATTATATAAAGCTTAAAATTACGAAAACAGCTCCTCCAATGCAGGGAGAAATGAAAGGAGCAAGTATTGAACTTGAAAAAAGTTTTAAACCTGAAAATTAA
- a CDS encoding homoserine kinase, with the protein MKKVKLKVPATVANLVCGFDILGMAIHEPYDEMEITLLETPEIIIRHKDQFGLPEEPSKNVAGVVLLKIQEHLNLKNGFEVVIHKHIKPGSGLGSSAASAAGAALGANILLENILSRDEMVHFAMFGEELASGVRHADNIAPCIYGGITLVKSTNPIDIIPLNTPNLFVAAVHPQVEVKTSDARQILKKTITLKNAVEQWGNIAGLVAGIQKNDFSLIGRSLNDVIIEPVRSILIPKFDEIKMKSIEIGALGGGISGSGPSIFMLAEEKETAEKIADLMKSIYDEINIESLIYVSKVNPTGIEIIEKP; encoded by the coding sequence ATGAAAAAAGTAAAATTAAAAGTTCCGGCTACTGTTGCCAATCTGGTATGCGGATTTGATATTTTGGGAATGGCCATTCATGAGCCTTACGACGAAATGGAAATAACATTACTGGAAACCCCGGAAATCATCATCAGGCATAAAGATCAGTTTGGTTTGCCGGAAGAGCCCTCTAAAAATGTAGCAGGAGTTGTTCTCCTGAAAATACAGGAGCACCTGAACTTGAAGAATGGTTTTGAAGTTGTTATTCATAAACATATAAAACCGGGAAGCGGGCTCGGCTCCAGCGCGGCTAGCGCCGCCGGAGCCGCCCTTGGTGCCAATATTCTCCTGGAAAATATTCTATCCAGGGATGAGATGGTTCATTTTGCCATGTTTGGAGAAGAGCTGGCCTCCGGAGTTCGTCATGCAGACAACATTGCCCCTTGTATATATGGGGGAATTACATTGGTAAAATCTACCAATCCCATTGATATTATTCCATTGAATACTCCCAATTTATTTGTAGCTGCCGTACACCCACAGGTTGAAGTGAAAACTTCAGACGCCAGGCAGATCCTGAAGAAAACGATTACTTTAAAAAATGCTGTTGAACAATGGGGAAATATAGCCGGGCTAGTTGCCGGAATTCAAAAAAATGATTTTTCTCTGATTGGCAGAAGCCTCAATGATGTTATTATAGAACCTGTCCGAAGCATTTTAATTCCAAAATTTGATGAGATCAAAATGAAAAGTATTGAGATTGGAGCACTTGGGGGCGGAATTTCCGGATCCGGACCGTCTATTTTTATGTTGGCTGAAGAAAAGGAAACTGCTGAAAAAATTGCAGACCTTATGAAATCCATTTATGACGAAATCAACATTGAAAGCCTTATCTACGTATCAAAAGTAAACCCGACTGGAATTGAAATCATTGAAAAACCCTAA
- a CDS encoding YMGG-like glycine zipper-containing protein has translation MKKIVLAGFLSVFLLTACKKDDTVAEKSLEVQKLEFQAKQLEIEKQKLAIEKEKLVYEAQKKADSISESKKAKVAADNNSKPKVIRETRTVYRDRSSNSNSGGGSNGGYADNGSSSSQGTTQKKGMSKAAKGTIIGTVGGAAAGAIISKNNRGLGAVIGGVVGGATGYTIGRSQDRKDGRVQPRR, from the coding sequence ATGAAAAAGATAGTATTAGCAGGTTTTTTATCCGTCTTTTTATTGACGGCCTGCAAGAAAGATGACACCGTTGCTGAGAAATCACTGGAAGTTCAAAAACTTGAATTCCAAGCTAAACAGCTTGAAATAGAAAAGCAAAAGCTTGCCATTGAGAAAGAAAAACTGGTATACGAAGCTCAAAAAAAAGCAGACAGTATCTCAGAAAGCAAAAAGGCTAAGGTTGCTGCTGACAATAATTCAAAACCTAAAGTGATAAGAGAAACAAGAACTGTATACAGAGACAGAAGCTCTAATTCCAATTCAGGAGGAGGAAGCAATGGAGGCTATGCAGATAATGGAAGTAGCTCTTCACAAGGAACTACCCAGAAAAAAGGAATGAGTAAAGCTGCTAAAGGAACCATTATCGGTACCGTAGGTGGTGCTGCTGCCGGTGCTATTATTTCCAAAAACAACAGAGGCCTTGGCGCTGTAATTGGAGGTGTAGTAGGTGGAGCTACAGGATATACAATCGGTAGATCACAGGATAGAAAAGACGGAAGAGTACAACCCCGCAGATAA
- a CDS encoding DUF4403 family protein: MKLVKILFLVVFINAFGQSSVDDQLANYNFPKIKSSITMPVIIPLSELSNMINASVKDLVYQDDSYTDNNNDQFKVKVWKTRPIRLVGGTSQNLLIEVPLKIWAEKGIGTLGVYSYQNTTFETVMSFNTTVTFKNNWTITTSTRPNGFRWVTKPVLDYGRIQIPITPIVEKSLKEQQEKFCKTIDQQMATQLNFQQYAVMAWNTFLQPFNISEEYNTWLKISPVGVNITPLKFYGNQINATLGIDIYSETFTGNKPVASSPVASASNFNFSPTVADKFLLQTTANIPFTEASNMARKTFLNKEFDIRDSKVKVTDIRVYGTDNRIIIEAQTDGYIKGTAIVSGIPVYDETKRKIVLSDTKFKLKTMNILQKTASLLFQGKIVKMIEEEYGIPTQELEETSRKSIEDAFNKEYYKGLKMSGKVFNLKPSKILLNNTGITAVIDTNATLKLLVNGF, translated from the coding sequence TTGAAACTCGTTAAAATATTATTTTTAGTAGTATTCATCAACGCTTTCGGACAATCCAGTGTTGATGATCAATTGGCTAATTACAACTTTCCGAAGATTAAGTCCAGCATTACCATGCCGGTAATCATCCCTCTTTCGGAACTGAGCAATATGATCAATGCCTCTGTAAAAGACCTGGTATATCAGGATGATTCTTATACAGACAATAACAACGATCAGTTTAAGGTAAAAGTCTGGAAAACAAGACCTATCCGTTTGGTGGGAGGAACTAGCCAGAACCTGCTGATTGAAGTTCCTCTAAAAATATGGGCAGAGAAAGGCATTGGAACACTGGGAGTTTACAGCTACCAGAATACCACTTTTGAAACAGTAATGTCTTTCAATACCACCGTTACTTTTAAAAACAACTGGACAATTACAACTTCAACGAGGCCCAATGGTTTCAGATGGGTGACAAAACCAGTGCTGGATTATGGAAGAATACAAATTCCTATTACTCCTATTGTTGAAAAAAGTCTGAAAGAACAACAGGAAAAATTCTGTAAAACCATCGACCAGCAAATGGCGACTCAATTAAATTTCCAACAATATGCTGTCATGGCCTGGAATACTTTTTTGCAGCCTTTTAATATTTCTGAGGAATACAATACCTGGTTGAAAATAAGTCCGGTTGGGGTTAATATCACTCCATTAAAATTCTACGGAAATCAGATCAATGCAACATTGGGCATCGATATTTATTCTGAAACGTTTACAGGAAATAAGCCAGTAGCTTCTTCCCCAGTAGCCTCAGCCTCAAACTTTAATTTCTCCCCTACCGTTGCAGATAAATTCCTTTTACAGACTACAGCCAATATTCCTTTTACAGAAGCCAGCAATATGGCCCGAAAAACTTTTTTAAATAAAGAGTTTGACATCAGGGATTCTAAGGTAAAAGTAACAGATATCAGAGTGTATGGAACAGATAACAGAATTATCATAGAGGCTCAGACCGATGGTTATATAAAAGGAACTGCCATTGTATCAGGAATTCCTGTATATGATGAAACCAAAAGAAAAATTGTTTTGTCTGATACTAAGTTTAAGTTGAAAACAATGAACATCCTACAAAAAACAGCCTCTCTCCTCTTTCAAGGAAAAATTGTAAAAATGATTGAAGAGGAGTATGGAATTCCTACCCAGGAATTGGAGGAAACATCCAGAAAAAGCATTGAAGATGCATTTAATAAAGAATATTACAAAGGTTTAAAAATGAGTGGAAAGGTATTTAACCTTAAACCAAGCAAAATTCTATTGAATAATACAGGAATCACAGCCGTTATTGATACAAATGCAACATTAAAATTATTGGTCAACGGATTTTAA
- a CDS encoding TlpA family protein disulfide reductase, giving the protein MKKGIIFIILIIIIGVIAFVPGVKDFLKNQFFPVATIEKAVHVSEEDYDIDLKGINAPSTNLKNFKNKAVFLNFWGTWCPPCRKEWPSIQKLYDSRKGNVDFVLIAMNDKEEDIRKFLKENNYTVPVYIAQSPISEKILPKVFPTTFLLDKTGRILIKEDASKDWNTETVHQFIDNIIK; this is encoded by the coding sequence ATGAAAAAGGGTATCATTTTTATTATATTAATTATCATTATCGGGGTCATCGCTTTTGTACCAGGAGTAAAGGATTTTTTGAAAAATCAGTTCTTTCCTGTTGCAACGATTGAAAAAGCAGTGCATGTAAGTGAAGAAGACTACGATATTGATCTTAAAGGAATCAATGCACCGAGCACAAATCTTAAAAACTTTAAGAATAAGGCTGTTTTCCTGAACTTTTGGGGAACATGGTGCCCACCATGCAGAAAAGAATGGCCTTCCATTCAGAAACTGTATGATTCCAGAAAAGGAAATGTAGACTTCGTACTCATCGCTATGAATGATAAGGAAGAAGATATAAGAAAGTTTTTAAAAGAAAACAACTATACGGTTCCGGTATATATTGCCCAAAGTCCAATTTCTGAAAAAATTCTTCCTAAAGTATTTCCTACCACTTTCCTGTTGGATAAAACAGGAAGAATACTTATCAAGGAAGATGCCTCAAAGGATTGGAACACAGAAACTGTGCATCAATTCATTGATAATATCATCAAATAA
- the thrA gene encoding bifunctional aspartate kinase/homoserine dehydrogenase I — protein MKILKFGGTSVANSQNILLVENIIKKESLQDRVVVIVSALHGVTDQLIKAAEYASVKDEGYLQVIKILEEKHLSLVKELIPILEQSSWLSFVKKHFNDIEDLYNGIFVLGELTDRIKDKIASYGEFLSSSIIAARLQYQQLDCIWMNSSELIRTDSHFTNAKVNVEVTENNLKNYLNNHHNRIIIGPGFIARDDKNNATTLGRGGSDYTASIIAAAVHADELQIWTDVNGMMTADPRLASNAKPISEISYHEAMELSHFGAKVLYPPSIQPVMVKNIDLKIKNTFDPDAKGTLVSHHLEAIKNETQQIVVGISNMSNIALLTLEGSGMVGIPGISAKLFQCLSQEKINIILITQGSSEHSITIAIHEKDRSIAENAINFSFADDINLKRIAPIKIETELSIVAVIGENMKSRSGVSAKMFGCLGNNGINIRAIAQGSSERNISVVISEKDTKKAVNILHEEFFESEIKQIHLYICGTGNVGSKLIQQIYEQNQYLRENFLINIRIAGLSNSRRMIFSNQGISEEEYSNWHESAVESSPQDFAKEIISRNLRNSVFVDITASPEIPEVYERLLKRSINIVACNKIAASSDFEKYKTLKNTARNHNCNFYFETNVGAGLPVIGTINDLIKSGDKITSIEAVLSGTLNFVFNNYDGSRNFSEVVAQAQKEGYTEPDPRLDLSGMDVARKILILAREAGYPLQLEEIENIGFLPEACMQGDVEHFYKKLAEYEDHFKTLLTNARKEEKILKYVAEFKDGKAKVGLRHVASESDLFHLYGKDNIVIFKTLRYSEQPLVIKGAGAGAEVTASGIFADIIRSI, from the coding sequence ATGAAAATTTTAAAATTCGGCGGAACATCAGTCGCCAATTCCCAGAATATACTCCTGGTAGAAAATATTATAAAAAAAGAATCCTTACAAGACAGGGTTGTCGTTATAGTATCAGCTCTTCATGGAGTTACAGACCAGCTTATCAAAGCTGCAGAATATGCCTCTGTTAAAGATGAGGGCTACTTACAAGTTATTAAAATTCTTGAAGAAAAACATTTAAGCCTTGTTAAGGAACTGATCCCAATTCTGGAGCAAAGCTCATGGCTCAGCTTCGTTAAAAAACATTTTAATGATATAGAAGACTTATACAACGGAATTTTTGTTTTGGGTGAATTAACAGACAGAATAAAAGATAAAATTGCTTCATATGGAGAATTTCTTTCTTCCAGTATCATTGCTGCAAGACTACAATACCAGCAACTTGACTGTATTTGGATGAACTCTTCTGAACTGATCAGAACTGACAGTCATTTTACCAATGCAAAAGTGAATGTAGAAGTTACAGAAAACAATCTTAAAAATTATCTCAATAACCATCACAACCGCATTATTATAGGTCCGGGTTTTATAGCCCGTGATGATAAAAACAATGCGACAACTTTAGGACGCGGAGGTTCAGATTATACTGCTTCTATTATTGCAGCGGCAGTTCATGCTGATGAACTTCAGATCTGGACCGATGTAAATGGCATGATGACTGCCGATCCACGTCTGGCCTCTAATGCTAAACCCATTTCAGAGATCTCCTATCATGAAGCCATGGAACTTTCTCACTTTGGAGCAAAAGTTCTTTATCCGCCATCCATTCAGCCTGTGATGGTAAAAAATATTGATCTTAAGATTAAAAATACATTTGATCCTGATGCAAAAGGAACTCTCGTATCTCATCATTTGGAGGCCATCAAAAATGAAACACAGCAGATTGTTGTAGGAATTTCAAATATGAGTAATATCGCTCTCCTTACTTTGGAAGGTAGCGGAATGGTTGGTATTCCTGGTATTTCAGCAAAATTATTTCAATGTTTAAGTCAGGAAAAGATCAATATTATTCTGATTACACAAGGCTCATCGGAGCATTCTATTACTATTGCCATTCATGAAAAAGATAGGTCAATTGCTGAAAACGCGATTAATTTTTCCTTTGCCGATGATATTAATTTAAAAAGAATTGCTCCTATTAAAATTGAGACCGAACTTTCCATTGTTGCAGTCATAGGTGAGAATATGAAGAGCAGAAGTGGTGTAAGTGCAAAAATGTTCGGATGTCTGGGAAATAACGGAATTAATATAAGAGCCATTGCTCAAGGTTCCTCCGAAAGAAACATCAGCGTTGTCATTTCAGAAAAGGATACTAAAAAAGCGGTTAATATCCTCCATGAAGAATTTTTTGAATCCGAAATAAAACAGATTCACCTTTATATCTGTGGAACGGGTAATGTAGGATCGAAACTTATTCAACAGATCTATGAACAGAATCAATATCTAAGAGAAAATTTTTTAATCAATATAAGAATTGCTGGACTATCCAATAGCAGAAGAATGATTTTTTCCAACCAGGGAATTTCCGAAGAAGAATACTCTAACTGGCATGAATCAGCAGTAGAATCCTCTCCGCAGGATTTTGCAAAGGAGATTATTTCCAGAAATTTAAGAAACTCGGTTTTTGTTGACATTACAGCTAGCCCGGAAATTCCTGAGGTATATGAAAGATTACTGAAAAGAAGCATAAACATTGTTGCCTGCAACAAAATTGCAGCTTCATCCGACTTTGAAAAGTATAAAACCTTAAAAAATACAGCCAGAAATCACAATTGCAATTTTTACTTTGAAACGAATGTAGGAGCAGGACTTCCGGTAATAGGAACCATCAACGACCTGATTAAAAGTGGCGATAAAATAACTTCCATTGAAGCTGTACTAAGCGGAACATTGAATTTTGTGTTCAATAATTATGATGGAAGCAGAAATTTTTCAGAAGTAGTAGCACAGGCACAAAAAGAAGGGTATACAGAACCGGATCCAAGACTAGATTTATCAGGAATGGATGTAGCCCGTAAAATATTAATTCTTGCCAGAGAAGCCGGCTATCCACTTCAGCTTGAAGAAATTGAAAACATTGGATTTCTGCCTGAGGCTTGTATGCAGGGGGACGTTGAACATTTTTATAAAAAGCTGGCAGAATATGAAGATCATTTTAAAACATTGCTTACCAATGCCAGAAAAGAAGAAAAAATATTAAAATATGTCGCTGAATTCAAGGATGGAAAAGCCAAAGTAGGCTTAAGACATGTTGCTTCCGAAAGTGACCTTTTTCACCTCTATGGAAAAGACAACATTGTTATTTTTAAAACATTGAGATATTCTGAACAGCCATTGGTGATAAAAGGTGCCGGAGCAGGTGCAGAAGTAACAGCAAGTGGAATTTTCGCAGATATTATACGTTCAATTTAA
- the aroC gene encoding chorismate synthase — protein MFNTLGNLLSLTTFGESHGVAYGGIINNFPAGLTVDLDKVQYELNRRKPGQSAIVTQRKESDTVKFLSGIFDGKTTGTPIGFIIENENQKSKDYDHIAGAYRPSHADFTYDQKFGFRDHRGGGKSSARETMNWVVAGALAKQLLSDIEINAYVSSVGDIFCEKPYQALDFSKTESNDVRCPDAETAEKMISRIKEIKKEGNTIGGTITCVIKNVPVGIGEPIFSKLQAELAKAMLNINACKGFEYGSGFCGAKMTGKEHNDAFNTDFTTKSNLSGGIQGGISNGMDIYFRVAFKPVATILRPQDSIDKEGNPVIVEGKGRHDPCVVPRAVPVVESLAAFVLADLFLINKTRNINNF, from the coding sequence ATGTTCAACACATTAGGTAATCTTCTTAGTCTTACAACATTTGGAGAAAGTCACGGAGTGGCTTATGGCGGTATCATCAATAATTTTCCGGCAGGTTTAACGGTAGATCTCGATAAGGTTCAATATGAACTGAACCGAAGAAAACCAGGCCAGTCTGCTATTGTTACTCAAAGAAAAGAAAGCGACACTGTAAAGTTTCTTTCCGGAATCTTTGATGGCAAAACCACAGGTACACCCATTGGTTTTATTATTGAAAATGAAAATCAGAAATCAAAGGATTATGACCATATTGCAGGAGCATATCGTCCAAGTCATGCAGATTTCACGTATGACCAAAAATTTGGTTTTAGAGATCACCGTGGTGGTGGAAAATCTTCAGCGAGAGAAACAATGAACTGGGTAGTGGCAGGAGCCCTTGCCAAGCAGCTTTTATCAGACATTGAAATCAATGCCTATGTTTCGTCTGTAGGTGATATTTTCTGTGAAAAACCCTATCAGGCTCTTGATTTTTCTAAAACGGAAAGCAATGATGTACGTTGCCCGGATGCTGAAACTGCTGAAAAAATGATTTCCAGGATTAAGGAAATTAAAAAAGAAGGAAACACTATTGGTGGAACCATTACCTGCGTGATCAAAAATGTTCCTGTAGGAATTGGAGAACCTATATTTTCTAAACTTCAGGCAGAATTGGCAAAAGCAATGTTGAATATCAATGCCTGTAAAGGTTTTGAGTATGGAAGCGGTTTCTGTGGAGCAAAAATGACGGGAAAAGAGCATAATGATGCATTCAATACCGATTTTACCACAAAATCTAACCTATCCGGAGGAATTCAGGGTGGTATTTCCAATGGAATGGATATCTACTTCCGTGTAGCTTTTAAGCCGGTGGCCACTATTTTAAGACCTCAGGACAGTATTGATAAAGAAGGAAATCCTGTTATCGTGGAAGGTAAGGGACGCCATGACCCTTGTGTAGTACCAAGAGCCGTTCCTGTTGTGGAAAGTCTTGCTGCATTTGTACTGGCAGATTTATTTTTGATCAATAAAACTAGAAATATCAATAATTTTTAA